GTCTGTTCTTGGGTCGATACCGAACATACCAAACTGTTTATCGAAGCGGTCATCCCCGGCGTCAAGAAAGAGGATATTCATTTGAAGATGCATGAGGACAGCATGTACCTCGACGCCCCCAGGGACGAGATTGAATATACATCCACGATGGCTTTTTGCTGTCCGGTGAACGACAAGGCCGCCAAGGCGCATTACGAGAACGGACTGCTGAGAATCGAAGTCCCGTTCAAAGACCCGATGGAGGACGCAACGTCCGTTAGTATCAACTAATGGCTGTAACCGTATAATAGAACTTCCGGCAAGATCGAGAAGCCTGCCGGGAAAAAGGACAACGTTCACGGGGAAGGACCTGCTTTCAGCGGATTTTTCCCCGCGCGCATTTTGCGGTCGGGGGCGCGCGTAACAGACCCGAAAGTTGTTGCGGGGCGCGTTCCAGCCATACTGTGACAGCCCGCACCCCGTGAATACCTACAATTCCGAGAGCCGGTGAACGAAATTCAACGGATCATCATCGGACCGGAACATCTTCCGTCTTTCGATCGCAAAGAATTCCTGCAAAGCCTACAAACATGCACATCCCCTATAGTGACTCATCAGGGGAAAGCCGGATTGATCGATGTTTAAGCGATTGGTGACGACGAGTAGAAATGATGTTGGTTCGTCTAGTCAGCAGGATGGGTGATTTTTAGGGCAAGTTGGGCGGGTACTGTATCTTGTGGGCGGCAATACGGAGACCGACTCTTCGTTGCGGTTCATCCTGTGATGTCGGCCTAATAAGGGTCAAAATGAGACTTGATCCTTTTTCCCCTGGGAACGCCGAGCCCCAGCTCGGCCCAACTTCGTGCCCGGGGCGGCGAGCGAACCCGAACGGCCACGAGGACTAAGCCATCTTGAGTTCGGAACTTCTTGCAATAATAAAGAAATAATGGGGACGTCCATACCTTTAAACCATTTTTCTCCAATCAAACTGGATCATTATTCTTTTTGTTTACCCCAGTCCGACAAGCGACTTGCCGCCGGTTGACTGATCTTGAGCCTGCCGGCAGTCTCGGTGGCGGTCGTCCCAAGCTTTCGATGCGCCAATAACATAAGAGCACCCGAGCCTTGACGGTTTGCGGCGATTTACCGGGCGTCGTCAATACATCCCGAAGGAATGCGTGTTGGAAATTATGTTCCATCGTCACGCCAATTGCGGGGCAGGTTTAAAAC
The sequence above is a segment of the Deltaproteobacteria bacterium genome. Coding sequences within it:
- a CDS encoding Hsp20/alpha crystallin family protein; amino-acid sequence: MEERMKVSPDVCSWVDTEHTKLFIEAVIPGVKKEDIHLKMHEDSMYLDAPRDEIEYTSTMAFCCPVNDKAAKAHYENGLLRIEVPFKDPMEDATSVSIN